A genomic stretch from Flavobacterium sp. KS-LB2 includes:
- a CDS encoding Na/Pi cotransporter family protein, producing the protein METLNTILKLSAGVGLFLFAMYLVEESLKNLSGRNFKLFLQRITKNNIGAVAGGTIVTGILQSSSMVSLMVLAFVGAGVFTMKNAMAIILGANLGTTLASWLVATLGFKTNIEVIAYPAVCLGGFFLILLGSRKKIKYVSYFLLGFGLLFIGLSFMKTAMESQVQHFDFSQYASKPLVIFLLIGFLITLVVQSSSVTMALTLSALNAGAIGFPMAAAIVLGSETGTIIKIVLSAIGGNASKKRVALGNLLFNIFITAIAFVLLKPIIVLISDILKINDPLIGLVTFSSLINLLAIVLFLPVLNLFTTFLERFFKNTDGSTAVFISHASIEEPETALDLFRRETRYFIHNSMIFNLELFKIEIKELNQHIEYQEINAKRNFEAKSTDEKYEFLKQLQGELQAFYLKLRAKLNSEENSELNQLISAVRSSMHAVKSIKDIGSNITNLSSSSKEIKYQFFLHHKNETQELYLRLNTFLNADNTLGFEELKALFEIIQKNYTSALNSFYSEAQLAPIEDIDITTVINFNRELFTSNKAMLMAVKDILLEEKQAQNFNEIPIYKT; encoded by the coding sequence ATGGAAACCCTCAATACAATATTAAAACTTTCCGCTGGTGTGGGACTGTTTCTATTTGCCATGTACCTTGTGGAGGAATCCTTAAAGAATCTTTCTGGAAGAAATTTTAAACTGTTTCTGCAACGAATCACAAAAAACAACATTGGTGCTGTGGCAGGCGGAACAATAGTAACAGGTATTCTTCAGAGCAGCTCTATGGTTTCGTTGATGGTCTTGGCATTTGTAGGTGCTGGAGTGTTTACCATGAAAAATGCTATGGCTATTATTCTGGGAGCAAATCTGGGTACAACACTCGCTAGTTGGCTGGTGGCCACACTTGGTTTTAAAACCAATATAGAAGTGATTGCTTATCCAGCTGTATGTTTAGGAGGTTTTTTCCTAATTCTTCTTGGCAGCCGAAAAAAAATCAAATACGTTTCCTATTTTCTTCTAGGATTCGGATTACTATTTATAGGCCTTTCTTTTATGAAAACGGCAATGGAATCTCAAGTACAACATTTTGATTTTTCACAATATGCATCTAAACCACTAGTAATTTTTCTGCTAATTGGTTTTTTGATTACGCTGGTTGTTCAATCGAGTTCCGTCACTATGGCGCTTACATTGAGTGCTCTAAATGCTGGAGCAATAGGTTTTCCTATGGCAGCTGCAATTGTTCTGGGAAGCGAAACGGGAACCATAATCAAAATAGTTTTGAGTGCTATTGGCGGAAATGCTTCCAAAAAAAGGGTAGCACTTGGTAATTTATTATTCAATATTTTCATAACTGCAATTGCTTTTGTGTTGCTTAAACCCATTATTGTACTGATAAGCGATATCCTAAAAATCAACGATCCACTTATTGGACTAGTCACTTTTTCGAGTTTAATAAATCTATTAGCTATTGTATTGTTTCTGCCTGTTTTAAATCTTTTTACAACATTTTTGGAACGTTTTTTCAAAAACACCGATGGTTCGACAGCAGTATTTATAAGCCATGCCTCTATCGAAGAACCTGAAACAGCTTTGGATTTATTCCGAAGAGAGACTCGATATTTCATTCATAACTCGATGATTTTTAATTTGGAATTATTCAAAATCGAAATCAAAGAACTTAACCAACACATTGAATATCAAGAAATAAATGCCAAAAGAAATTTTGAAGCAAAAAGCACTGATGAAAAATATGAATTCCTAAAACAGCTACAAGGGGAATTACAAGCCTTCTATTTGAAATTAAGAGCGAAATTAAATAGCGAAGAAAATTCAGAATTAAACCAATTGATATCTGCTGTGCGAAGTTCAATGCATGCAGTAAAAAGTATAAAAGATATTGGAAGCAATATTACGAACCTGAGCAGTTCCTCAAAAGAAATAAAATACCAATTTTTCCTGCATCATAAAAACGAAACTCAAGAACTCTACCTGAGATTAAATACTTTTTTGAACGCAGACAATACGTTAGGTTTTGAAGAACTGAAAGCGCTATTTGAAATCATTCAAAAAAACTACACCTCAGCACTCAATTCATTTTATTCTGAGGCGCAACTCGCACCCATTGAAGATATTGATATTACGACCGTAATAAACTTTAATAGGGAACTTTTCACGTCAAACAAGGCAATGTTAATGGCTGTAAAAGATATTTTGTTAGAGGAGAAACAAGCACAAAATTTTAATGAAATTCCCATCTACAAAACATAA
- a CDS encoding acyl-CoA thioesterase, whose amino-acid sequence MTSFSKELSFRWSDLDPNFHVRHSAYYDFGAQHRIEILESLGLTMKVMQAQGFGPILFREECVFRKEIKLGDTIFMQTKTSKMKPDASRWSIVHEFLNKDNQICATITVDGAWMDVKLRKLASPTPQIAIDALSIFPKSETFESL is encoded by the coding sequence ATGACTTCATTTAGTAAAGAATTATCCTTCCGTTGGTCTGATCTTGATCCTAATTTTCATGTCCGACACAGTGCTTATTATGACTTTGGCGCACAGCATCGTATTGAAATATTAGAAAGTCTTGGTTTAACGATGAAAGTAATGCAAGCGCAAGGCTTTGGCCCTATTCTGTTTAGAGAAGAATGCGTTTTTAGAAAAGAAATAAAGTTAGGAGATACCATTTTCATGCAAACCAAAACCTCAAAAATGAAACCCGATGCTTCTCGTTGGTCGATTGTGCATGAATTTTTAAATAAAGACAACCAAATTTGTGCAACGATAACGGTAGACGGAGCTTGGATGGATGTCAAATTAAGAAAACTAGCTTCCCCTACTCCCCAAATTGCCATTGATGCCCTAAGTATCTTTCCAAAAAGTGAAACTTTCGAATCACTTTAA
- a CDS encoding NIPSNAP family protein gives MKLIKILFLAVIILTMSSFNKRTSDGKTEENYRTTSREFYQIKTYVFKTEQQLEATEKYLKDAFLPGLKKIGIKNIGVFKPKPNATDTVKKVILVIPFSSMTQFLELDSKLAKDKNYLASGSDYLNASYQQAPYLRIESILLKAFSDHPILSTPNLNSPRANRVYELRSYESATEAIYKNKVDMFNAGGEIKLFDRLAFNAVFYGEVISGTKMPNLMYMTTFADQESRDSHWKAFVDSPEWKGLIAMEKYKNNISHIDITFLYPTDYSDY, from the coding sequence ATGAAATTAATCAAAATACTTTTCCTTGCCGTTATTATCCTAACCATGAGTAGCTTTAACAAAAGAACTTCTGATGGTAAAACCGAAGAGAACTATAGAACTACATCAAGAGAATTTTATCAAATTAAAACCTATGTTTTCAAAACGGAACAACAACTTGAAGCTACTGAAAAATACTTAAAAGACGCATTCCTTCCGGGCTTGAAAAAAATTGGAATTAAAAATATTGGTGTGTTCAAACCAAAACCAAATGCGACTGATACCGTAAAAAAAGTCATACTCGTAATTCCGTTTTCATCGATGACTCAATTTCTGGAATTAGACAGTAAACTCGCCAAAGACAAAAACTATTTGGCCTCAGGATCAGATTATTTAAATGCATCATACCAACAAGCGCCTTACTTGCGTATCGAATCTATTTTATTAAAAGCATTTTCAGATCATCCTATTTTGTCCACTCCAAATTTGAATAGCCCAAGAGCAAATCGCGTATATGAATTAAGAAGCTATGAATCAGCTACCGAAGCGATTTATAAAAACAAAGTCGATATGTTTAATGCCGGCGGAGAAATAAAGCTTTTTGATCGCCTTGCTTTTAATGCTGTTTTTTATGGCGAAGTTATCTCGGGGACAAAAATGCCAAACTTAATGTACATGACCACATTTGCAGATCAGGAAAGTAGAGATTCGCACTGGAAAGCCTTTGTAGATTCGCCAGAATGGAAAGGATTGATTGCTATGGAGAAATACAAAAATAATATTTCCCATATAGACATCACTTTCTTATATCCAACTGATTATTCTGATTATTAG
- a CDS encoding bacteriocin → MFKVLNKKKLQLIEGCSLEL, encoded by the coding sequence ATTTTTAAGGTTTTAAATAAAAAAAAACTACAACTTATTGAGGGTTGTAGTTTGGAATTATAA